In a single window of the Pseudodesulfovibrio profundus genome:
- a CDS encoding ribose-phosphate diphosphokinase encodes MHGELKIISGSASPQLAEAICEHLGTKPSPVLRERFSDGEIRIEIGENVRGDDVFVIQPTCSPVNYHLMELCLMLDALKRASASRVTAVVPYFGYARQDRKVVPRAPISAKLVADMLSAAGMQRLVTCDLHAGQIQGFFDCPVDNLFAAPVLLEHLRDRDDDFVIISPDAGGVERARAYAKRLGASLAIVDKRRDAPNQAKAMHIIGDVRDKVAVVVDDMIDTAGTMCAAANVIMDNGAKEVMASATHPVLSGPAMQRLEESAFSEVIVTDTIPLNGENCCQKIKVRSVASLLAKAINNVHTESSVSVLFV; translated from the coding sequence ATGCACGGAGAGTTGAAGATCATCAGCGGTTCTGCGAGCCCGCAGTTGGCTGAGGCCATCTGCGAACATCTGGGAACCAAACCGTCACCGGTACTTCGTGAGCGCTTTTCCGACGGTGAAATCCGTATCGAAATTGGCGAAAACGTTCGAGGCGATGACGTCTTTGTCATCCAGCCCACCTGCTCTCCCGTCAACTACCACCTCATGGAACTCTGCCTGATGCTGGATGCGCTTAAGCGTGCCAGCGCTTCTCGCGTGACAGCGGTTGTGCCGTACTTCGGCTACGCCCGTCAGGACCGCAAGGTCGTTCCAAGAGCACCCATTTCCGCCAAGCTGGTTGCCGACATGTTGTCCGCAGCAGGCATGCAGCGTCTGGTCACTTGTGACCTGCACGCAGGCCAGATCCAGGGATTCTTTGACTGTCCCGTGGACAACCTGTTCGCCGCTCCCGTTCTGCTTGAGCACCTCCGCGATCGTGATGACGACTTCGTCATTATCTCTCCGGATGCTGGTGGTGTGGAACGCGCCCGTGCCTACGCCAAGCGCCTCGGAGCCTCCCTTGCCATCGTCGACAAACGTCGCGACGCACCCAACCAGGCTAAAGCCATGCACATCATTGGCGATGTCCGCGACAAGGTCGCTGTCGTCGTTGATGACATGATCGACACTGCCGGTACCATGTGTGCAGCCGCCAACGTCATCATGGATAACGGCGCCAAGGAAGTCATGGCCAGCGCCACGCACCCGGTTCTTTCCGGTCCTGCAATGCAGCGCCTTGAGGAATCCGCATTTTCCGAAGTCATCGTTACCGACACCATCCCTCTGAACGGCGAAAATTGCTGTCAGAAGATCAAGGTTCGTTCCGTAGCTTCCCTGTTGGCCAAAGCCATCAACAATGTGCACACGGAATCTTCCGTGTCCGTACTGTTCGTATAA
- the ispE gene encoding 4-(cytidine 5'-diphospho)-2-C-methyl-D-erythritol kinase codes for MSIQEPISESILASPAKINIYLKVLGLRQDGYHELDTLFYPIHGLYDTIRIEPGHDEHMFMRCPENPDLESTSNLIYKAWKAFGEATGYQPGMFVTLNKNIPMGGGLGGGSSNGATILRWLNENAGTKALPHDELIQLAVGLGADVPFFLMDGPARAQGVGEKLEASDISLSGFTLLLAMPDLHVDTPWAFKAWDEKQESISIKESLTTPANLTKNSSPDSTLVVENDLESIVFSQHPELRSIKERLMQSGAMAASMSGSGATIFGLFRDRANAESAAAHLEKNGIEIFMTACS; via the coding sequence TGAAAGTACTCGGCCTGCGTCAGGACGGGTATCATGAACTCGACACGCTCTTCTATCCGATCCACGGACTCTACGACACCATACGCATAGAGCCCGGTCACGACGAGCACATGTTCATGCGTTGCCCTGAAAATCCTGATCTGGAATCAACATCCAACCTTATCTATAAGGCATGGAAGGCATTTGGCGAAGCTACAGGGTATCAACCCGGTATGTTTGTCACACTGAACAAGAACATTCCCATGGGCGGCGGCCTGGGGGGCGGTTCGTCCAATGGCGCAACCATCCTGCGCTGGCTCAACGAGAATGCCGGGACAAAAGCCCTCCCCCATGATGAACTGATTCAGCTCGCAGTCGGACTTGGCGCAGATGTTCCTTTCTTTCTGATGGATGGCCCTGCTCGGGCGCAAGGTGTAGGCGAAAAGCTGGAAGCGAGTGACATCTCCCTGTCCGGCTTCACCCTGCTTCTGGCCATGCCCGATTTGCACGTTGATACGCCGTGGGCCTTCAAGGCGTGGGACGAAAAACAGGAATCCATATCGATCAAGGAATCCTTGACAACGCCCGCGAACCTTACTAAGAACTCTTCTCCCGATTCGACCTTGGTTGTGGAAAACGACCTTGAATCGATAGTTTTTTCGCAGCATCCAGAGCTGCGATCAATCAAGGAAAGGCTTATGCAGTCTGGTGCGATGGCCGCATCAATGAGCGGTTCCGGAGCCACGATTTTCGGATTGTTCAGAGATAGAGCGAACGCTGAAAGTGCTGCTGCCCACCTTGAGAAGAACGGTATTGAAATATTCATGACGGCCTGTTCATGA